A region of the Fusobacteria bacterium ZRK30 genome:
AAAGAATAGGAGATTTATGATATTAGAAATAGAGAAACTATCGAAAAGGTATGGAGATGTAGAAGTAATAAAGGATCTGGATTTACATATAAAAAAAGGAGAGTTTATCTCCATAGTTGGGCCTTCCGGGTGTGGAAAAAGTACTCTTTTTAAGATAATTACAGGCCTTTTGACAGAATATAGCGGCAGAGTCAGGATAGATGGAAATATAGTTAAAAATAAAGTTATCTCCTACCTGCCTCAAAAAGATCTGCTGCTCCCATGGAAGACTCTCTACGAAAATGCTACGATCCCATTAGAAATAAGTGGAGTAAAAAAAGAACGTTGGAAAGAAATCATAGATCCGCTGATGGAAGAGTTTGGTCTTTTAGGATTTGAAAACAGGTATCCCCATGAATTGTCTGGGGGGATGAGACAGAGGGGAGGCCTTCTCAGAAGTTTTTTAATCGATAGTGATCTAATGTTATTGGATGAACCCTTTGGAGCCT
Encoded here:
- a CDS encoding ABC transporter ATP-binding protein encodes the protein MILEIEKLSKRYGDVEVIKDLDLHIKKGEFISIVGPSGCGKSTLFKIITGLLTEYSGRVRIDGNIVKNKVISYLPQKDLLLPWKTLYENATIPLEISGVKKERWKEIIDPLMEEFGLLGFENRYPHELSGGMRQRGGLLRSFLIDSDLMLLDEPFGALDALTRSSMQDWLLEIWKKHNHSILFITHDIEEAVYLSDRVYIMSARPGRFLDELEIKFSRPRKKEVILSQEFLEYKGRILEKLK